In the Flavobacterium acetivorans genome, one interval contains:
- the ilvN gene encoding acetolactate synthase small subunit: MKQEYTISIYTENELNLINKIDLILSRRKIRTESLNISLNEIEKKYRFAIVLNETDTVVKNLILQIEKTVGVLEVYSNTAEEIIEQETALCKVPIASSFKEAKAEQLLKEYGAKPVLIQEDYAIFEAQGKGQEINNLLQELRKYDLIEFVKTCRIALPKSNEKPIGILDIEKTSTQKHSNNPFSNHSNMVFETK; the protein is encoded by the coding sequence ATGAAACAGGAATATACCATAAGCATCTATACCGAAAATGAGCTCAACCTTATCAATAAAATTGACCTTATTCTTTCCAGAAGAAAAATTAGAACAGAAAGCTTAAACATTTCACTTAACGAAATAGAAAAAAAATATAGATTTGCCATTGTGTTAAACGAGACTGATACGGTGGTAAAAAATCTGATTCTTCAAATAGAAAAAACAGTGGGTGTTTTAGAAGTTTATTCCAATACCGCTGAGGAGATAATCGAACAGGAAACAGCATTATGCAAAGTCCCAATAGCCAGTAGCTTCAAAGAAGCAAAAGCGGAACAACTATTAAAGGAATACGGAGCTAAGCCTGTCCTGATTCAAGAAGATTACGCCATATTTGAAGCCCAGGGAAAGGGACAGGAAATCAATAATCTTCTTCAGGAACTACGGAAATATGATTTGATTGAATTTGTCAAAACTTGTAGAATTGCACTTCCAAAATCGAATGAAAAACCAATAGGTATTTTGGACATAGAGAAAACCTCAACACAAAAACACAGCAACAACCCATTTTCAAATCATAGCAACATGGTTTTTGAAACAAAATAA
- a CDS encoding DUF4136 domain-containing protein: protein MKAIKFLPVFLLFVIASCSSVRVYSDYDTNVDFNQYKTYAFHKRGIDRANISELDKKRILHAIDNELSKKGMTKSENPDLLINILTKERERLDVNQYNAGWGYGWGWGWNPYLWGGRTYVSSSTEGTLYIDLIDAKKKELVWEGEGNGYLTENRAKKESQINEFVSKILAQFPPSNSKK, encoded by the coding sequence ATGAAAGCAATTAAATTCCTTCCAGTATTCTTACTTTTCGTTATTGCATCATGCAGTTCCGTCAGAGTATATTCAGATTATGATACCAATGTTGATTTCAATCAATACAAAACCTATGCTTTCCATAAAAGAGGTATTGACAGAGCTAATATTTCAGAATTAGACAAGAAAAGAATTCTTCATGCAATTGACAACGAATTAAGCAAAAAAGGAATGACCAAAAGCGAAAATCCAGATTTACTCATCAATATTCTTACTAAAGAAAGAGAGCGTTTAGATGTAAATCAATACAATGCCGGCTGGGGATATGGCTGGGGATGGGGATGGAATCCTTACCTTTGGGGAGGACGCACTTATGTAAGCTCTTCTACAGAAGGAACCCTTTATATTGATTTAATTGATGCCAAGAAAAAAGAATTAGTTTGGGAAGGTGAAGGCAATGGTTATTTAACTGAAAATCGCGCCAAAAAAGAAAGCCAAATTAATGAATTTGTCTCAAAAATTTTAGCGCAGTTCCCTCCTTCAAATTCAAAAAAATAA
- the ilvA gene encoding threonine ammonia-lyase IlvA encodes MKILKEALAAMSQLNGVISSTPLNQNLNLSEEFESNILLKREDLQIVRSYKIRGAYNKISTLTSHEKNQGVVCASAGNHAQGVAYSCNLLKIKGKIYMPKTTPKQKVKQVQLFGKSFVEIVLTGDTFDDAYAKAAQDATENKLTFVHPFDDLKVIAGQGTVGLEILESFKEPIDYVFVPIGGGGLAAGLSEVFKELSPNTKIIGVEPEGAPSMKTAIAAGVNTPLESIDKFVDGAAVKQVGNMTFEICQKNLDAIILVPEGKVCTTILRLYNEEAMVVEPAGALTIAALDFYKDEIKGKNVVCIVSGSNNDIERTAEIKERSLLYEGLMHYFMIQFPQRPGALKEFVNDILGPDDDITYFQFTKKNSREVGPAVVGLELKNKNDIMAIKNKMTHKGFEFKYLNEKQDLFTQLIG; translated from the coding sequence ATGAAAATATTAAAAGAAGCGTTAGCGGCAATGAGTCAGTTGAACGGAGTGATTTCTTCGACACCGTTAAACCAAAACCTAAATCTTTCAGAAGAATTCGAATCGAATATATTACTAAAAAGAGAGGATCTACAAATTGTACGTTCCTATAAAATAAGGGGTGCTTACAACAAAATCAGTACCTTAACATCACACGAAAAAAACCAAGGGGTTGTATGTGCCAGTGCCGGAAATCACGCACAAGGGGTTGCCTATTCCTGCAATTTACTAAAAATAAAGGGCAAGATTTATATGCCTAAAACCACCCCAAAACAAAAAGTAAAACAGGTACAATTATTCGGAAAATCCTTTGTTGAAATTGTACTTACAGGAGATACTTTTGACGATGCTTATGCAAAGGCAGCTCAAGATGCGACAGAAAACAAGCTAACATTTGTTCACCCCTTTGATGACTTAAAAGTTATTGCAGGACAGGGCACCGTAGGCTTAGAAATTTTAGAATCCTTCAAAGAGCCCATAGACTATGTCTTTGTCCCTATTGGCGGTGGCGGATTGGCAGCAGGACTTTCGGAGGTATTCAAGGAATTGAGTCCCAATACTAAAATCATAGGTGTAGAACCTGAGGGCGCCCCTTCGATGAAAACTGCTATTGCCGCAGGTGTAAACACACCATTAGAAAGCATCGATAAATTTGTGGATGGCGCAGCGGTAAAACAGGTAGGCAACATGACTTTTGAAATATGCCAAAAAAACCTTGACGCTATTATTCTGGTTCCCGAAGGAAAAGTATGTACTACTATTTTGCGCTTGTATAACGAAGAAGCTATGGTCGTAGAACCAGCGGGAGCCTTAACTATTGCGGCTTTGGATTTTTATAAAGACGAAATAAAAGGAAAAAACGTGGTTTGTATCGTCAGCGGAAGCAACAACGACATCGAGAGAACTGCCGAAATAAAAGAACGTTCTTTATTGTATGAAGGGCTCATGCATTATTTCATGATCCAATTTCCGCAACGTCCAGGTGCCTTAAAGGAATTTGTAAATGACATCCTTGGTCCGGATGACGACATTACTTATTTTCAGTTCACCAAGAAAAACAGTCGAGAGGTAGGTCCAGCCGTTGTAGGACTGGAATTAAAAAACAAGAATGACATTATGGCTATCAAAAACAAAATGACACATAAAGGATTTGAATTTAAATACCTCAACGAAAAACAAGATCTTTTCACTCAATTAATTGGATAA
- a CDS encoding group III truncated hemoglobin, whose translation MTTLTDIKTLEDIKLLVNTFYSKVQKDEFIGPIFNEKIGNQWPEHLEKMYRFWQTILLEVHSYSGSPFPPHKQLPVAKEHFERWMEIFSETIDGLFVGPIADEAKLRAKNMAEMFNYKIDYFRNAAKNNSQN comes from the coding sequence ATGACAACCCTTACAGACATAAAAACCTTAGAAGATATCAAATTACTGGTAAACACCTTCTATTCTAAAGTTCAGAAAGACGAATTCATTGGCCCTATATTCAACGAAAAAATTGGAAACCAATGGCCAGAACATCTGGAAAAGATGTACCGTTTTTGGCAAACTATCCTTTTGGAAGTCCACAGCTATTCCGGAAGTCCTTTTCCTCCGCACAAACAATTGCCGGTTGCCAAAGAACATTTTGAGCGTTGGATGGAAATTTTCAGCGAAACAATAGACGGATTATTTGTTGGCCCAATTGCTGATGAAGCAAAATTACGCGCCAAAAACATGGCTGAAATGTTCAATTATAAGATTGATTATTTTAGAAATGCAGCAAAAAACAATTCACAAAACTAA
- a CDS encoding DUF5522 domain-containing protein — translation MTQNNENKIIEGEDFYYTPEGYKCFTEKFHLKRGYCCKSGCRHCPYGYDKKTGTNKK, via the coding sequence ATGACTCAAAATAATGAAAATAAAATAATAGAAGGAGAAGATTTCTATTACACCCCAGAAGGATACAAATGCTTTACGGAAAAATTCCATCTCAAAAGAGGCTATTGTTGCAAAAGCGGATGTCGTCATTGTCCTTATGGCTATGATAAAAAAACAGGAACAAATAAAAAATAG
- a CDS encoding urocanate hydratase — protein MTFQEQIQQGIPAILPQPKPYEANINHAPKRKEILSAEEKKLALRNALRYFEPKHHAELIPEFREELETYGRIYMYRLRPDYEMRARPIQEYPGKSEQAKAIMLMIQNNLDYAVAQHPHELITYGGNGAVFQNWAQYLLTMQYLSEMTDEQTLTIYSGHPMGLFPSHKEAPRVVVTNGMVIPNYSKPDDWEKMNALGVSQYGQMTAGSYMYIGPQGIVHGTTITVLNGFRKIKRSPSGGLFVTSGLGGMSGAQPKAGNIAGCITVCAEVNAKITNIRHSQGWINEVIEDIDELVKRVALAKANQEIVSIAYLGNVVDVWEKFDKENIHIDLGSDQTSLHNPWAGGYYPTGFSFEESNEMMANNPEQFKVEVQKTLRRHADAINKHTAKGTYFFDYGNAFLLEASRAGANVMAENPTLGREFKYPSYVQDIMGPMCFDYGFGPFRWVCASNKTEDLAKTDAIACAVLEEMMKNSPEEIQQQMADNIQWIKGAQENKLVVGSQARILYADAEGRVKIAEAFNQAIAKGEIGTVVLGRDHHDVSGTDSPYRETSNIYDGSRFTADMAIQNVIGDSFRGATWVSIHNGGGVGWGEVINGGFGMVLDGSTEASKRLQSMLFWDVNNGISRRSWARNEGAVFAIKRAMATQPLLKVTLPNTVADELLDF, from the coding sequence ATGACTTTTCAAGAACAAATTCAACAGGGAATCCCTGCTATATTACCTCAACCAAAACCGTACGAGGCTAACATCAATCACGCACCTAAACGTAAAGAAATACTATCGGCAGAAGAAAAAAAACTGGCACTTCGCAATGCGCTTCGCTATTTTGAGCCGAAACATCATGCCGAATTAATTCCTGAATTTCGAGAAGAACTGGAAACTTACGGTCGCATTTACATGTACCGTTTGCGCCCGGATTATGAAATGCGTGCGAGACCTATTCAAGAATATCCAGGAAAGAGCGAACAGGCAAAAGCCATTATGCTAATGATCCAGAACAATCTGGATTATGCCGTAGCCCAACATCCACATGAGTTAATTACATACGGAGGCAATGGAGCCGTTTTCCAAAACTGGGCACAATACCTCCTAACCATGCAATACTTATCGGAAATGACCGATGAGCAAACACTGACCATTTATTCTGGCCACCCAATGGGCTTATTCCCTTCGCATAAAGAAGCACCAAGAGTAGTGGTGACCAACGGAATGGTAATTCCTAATTACTCTAAACCGGATGATTGGGAAAAAATGAACGCTTTGGGCGTTTCTCAATACGGACAAATGACCGCCGGAAGCTATATGTACATTGGTCCGCAAGGAATTGTACACGGTACAACTATTACCGTTTTAAATGGTTTTAGAAAAATAAAACGCAGTCCATCAGGGGGACTATTCGTAACCTCAGGATTAGGCGGTATGAGTGGGGCACAACCCAAAGCCGGAAACATTGCCGGCTGTATCACCGTTTGCGCCGAAGTTAATGCTAAAATCACCAACATCCGCCACAGTCAAGGTTGGATCAATGAAGTTATAGAAGACATTGACGAACTAGTAAAAAGAGTCGCTTTGGCCAAAGCCAACCAAGAAATCGTATCTATTGCCTATTTGGGAAATGTGGTTGATGTTTGGGAAAAATTTGACAAAGAAAACATACATATCGATTTAGGTTCTGACCAAACCTCACTTCACAATCCATGGGCTGGAGGCTACTATCCTACTGGTTTTAGTTTCGAAGAATCGAATGAAATGATGGCCAACAATCCGGAACAATTTAAAGTCGAGGTCCAAAAAACATTACGCCGTCATGCCGATGCTATTAACAAACATACTGCCAAGGGAACTTATTTCTTTGACTATGGAAATGCCTTTTTACTGGAAGCATCCCGCGCCGGAGCAAATGTAATGGCCGAAAATCCTACTCTAGGAAGAGAATTCAAATACCCAAGTTATGTACAAGATATCATGGGACCTATGTGCTTCGATTATGGGTTTGGCCCATTCCGTTGGGTTTGCGCCTCTAACAAAACAGAAGATTTGGCAAAAACAGACGCTATTGCATGTGCGGTTCTTGAGGAAATGATGAAAAACTCACCTGAAGAAATCCAGCAACAAATGGCTGATAACATTCAGTGGATAAAAGGAGCTCAAGAAAATAAATTAGTCGTAGGTTCTCAAGCACGTATTTTATATGCCGATGCAGAAGGTCGTGTAAAAATTGCCGAAGCTTTCAATCAGGCTATTGCCAAAGGAGAAATTGGAACAGTCGTTTTAGGTCGCGATCATCACGATGTTTCCGGAACTGATTCTCCATACAGAGAGACATCCAATATTTATGATGGATCCCGTTTTACAGCCGATATGGCCATACAAAACGTAATAGGAGACAGCTTCCGTGGTGCCACCTGGGTATCAATCCATAACGGAGGAGGAGTTGGCTGGGGCGAGGTTATTAACGGTGGTTTTGGTATGGTTCTTGATGGTTCAACAGAAGCCTCTAAACGTTTGCAATCCATGCTCTTTTGGGATGTTAATAATGGGATTTCCAGAAGAAGTTGGGCAAGAAATGAAGGAGCTGTCTTTGCCATAAAAAGGGCAATGGCAACACAACCTCTATTGAAGGTCACTCTTCCTAATACAGTGGCAGACGAGCTATTGGATTTTTAA
- a CDS encoding esterase-like activity of phytase family protein gives MRKLLFGFLSISFFLSCSNLKQASQTNSTPRLNFVNAIEIPYNQDFKNTKIGGLSGIDYDKKQDTYYLICDERSQVNSSRFYTAKIDLDNNQIQAIDFQDTHTLKNQEGKLFGNWLSTPETSADPEDIRYNPKSNSLIWSSEGARVLTSDKTVLQNPSITFMDLKGNFKDYIKLSSNLEMQKEEKGPRNNGTLESITFDKNYKNIYTCIEEPLFEDGEKASTDKGALIRLYQFNVKTKKNTAQYAYLLDPIAKEPNPKGSFGVNGVAAIQYYKKDQLLVLERSYSTGTLACTIKVYLCHLKKATDVKNLVSLKNQSIEVASKKLILNMDDLGIFTDNIEGLTFGPKLANGHQSLIFVSDNNFSDKQKTQLLLFEVE, from the coding sequence ATGCGTAAACTTCTATTTGGATTCCTTTCCATCTCTTTTTTTCTTTCTTGTTCGAATTTAAAACAAGCAAGCCAAACCAATTCAACTCCCCGCTTAAATTTTGTAAACGCAATCGAAATTCCTTACAATCAGGATTTCAAGAATACCAAAATTGGTGGACTTTCCGGCATTGATTACGACAAAAAACAAGATACCTATTATCTGATCTGTGACGAAAGATCCCAAGTTAACTCTTCCCGATTTTACACAGCGAAAATCGACCTGGATAACAATCAGATACAAGCCATCGATTTTCAAGATACACATACCCTAAAAAATCAAGAGGGCAAACTTTTTGGCAATTGGTTAAGCACTCCCGAAACCTCTGCCGATCCCGAAGACATTCGATACAATCCCAAAAGCAACTCTTTAATTTGGAGCAGCGAAGGCGCACGCGTCCTCACTTCTGACAAGACCGTTTTACAAAATCCATCGATCACTTTTATGGATTTGAAGGGTAATTTTAAAGATTACATTAAGTTGTCTTCTAATCTTGAAATGCAAAAAGAAGAGAAAGGACCTCGAAATAATGGAACCCTTGAAAGCATCACATTTGATAAAAATTACAAAAATATTTATACCTGCATAGAAGAACCTCTTTTTGAAGACGGAGAAAAAGCCAGCACAGATAAAGGCGCATTGATTAGACTGTATCAATTTAATGTTAAAACAAAAAAAAATACGGCCCAATATGCATATCTATTGGATCCAATTGCCAAAGAACCCAATCCTAAAGGCTCCTTTGGCGTAAATGGTGTCGCAGCCATTCAATATTACAAAAAAGACCAATTACTTGTACTGGAACGTTCCTATTCAACCGGAACCCTAGCCTGCACGATAAAAGTATATTTATGCCATTTGAAGAAAGCTACTGACGTAAAAAACCTTGTTTCTTTAAAAAACCAATCTATCGAAGTCGCTTCAAAAAAATTAATCTTGAACATGGACGATTTGGGGATTTTTACTGACAATATTGAAGGACTGACTTTTGGGCCAAAACTGGCAAACGGACACCAATCGCTGATTTTTGTATCGGACAATAATTTCTCCGATAAACAGAAAACACAATTATTATTATTTGAAGTAGAATAA
- a CDS encoding aromatic amino acid hydroxylase, producing the protein MNPTIETNPLLERLPKHLKQFIKPQDYSEYNPINQAVWRYVMRKNVDYLSKVAHHSYLDGLKKTGIEIDNIPSMYGMNRILSEIGWAAVAVDGFIPPNAFMEFQAYNVLVIASDIRQLEHIEYTPAPDIIHEGAGHAPIIANPEYAEYLRRFGEIGCKAISSSKDYEMYEAIRLLSILKEAEDTPQADIDAAEKAVEDLQNDMGELSEMAQIRNLHWWTVEYGLIGTVENPKIYGAGLLSSIGESAWCMTDNVKKIPYDISAANQSFDITKLQPQLYVTPTFAYLNLVLEDFANKMALRTGGLSGIKKLITSNALGTIELSTGLQISGVFTNVIEDEGKPVYIQTTGKTALAYREKELVGHGTLTHPDGFGSPIGKLKGINLAIEDMSPKDLNAYDILESKSVKLEFEGNITVEGEIITGSRNLQGEIILIRLNNCTVTHGETVLFQPEWGVYDMAVGKKVVSAFSGPADVNSFDLISHIPSSKTIKAKHTLEKEELEELYKTVRDIRETNGAQTALNFVFNKLTTNHSHDWLLAIEIAELLANQKDSELLTKVLDYLEKMKIKRPETAHLIDAGLELIFTKEKA; encoded by the coding sequence ATGAATCCAACTATTGAAACTAATCCGTTATTAGAGCGATTACCAAAACATTTAAAGCAATTTATTAAGCCTCAAGACTATAGCGAGTACAACCCTATTAATCAGGCAGTATGGCGCTACGTGATGCGCAAAAACGTAGATTACCTTTCAAAAGTGGCACATCATTCTTATTTAGATGGCTTGAAGAAAACAGGAATAGAAATTGACAACATCCCCAGCATGTATGGCATGAATCGAATCCTTAGTGAAATAGGATGGGCAGCCGTAGCTGTTGACGGATTTATTCCGCCAAATGCTTTCATGGAATTTCAAGCTTATAATGTCCTTGTTATTGCATCAGATATTCGTCAATTAGAACATATAGAATACACGCCAGCACCGGATATTATTCACGAAGGTGCCGGTCACGCCCCTATTATTGCTAATCCTGAATATGCTGAATATTTACGTCGTTTTGGAGAAATAGGTTGCAAAGCCATTTCCTCATCTAAAGATTATGAAATGTATGAAGCTATTCGACTGCTTTCTATTTTGAAAGAAGCCGAAGACACTCCGCAAGCAGATATTGATGCCGCCGAAAAAGCGGTGGAAGATTTACAGAATGACATGGGTGAACTATCCGAAATGGCTCAAATTAGAAACCTACATTGGTGGACGGTAGAATACGGATTGATAGGTACTGTAGAAAATCCAAAGATATATGGTGCCGGCTTGCTTTCATCCATTGGTGAAAGTGCTTGGTGTATGACTGACAATGTCAAAAAAATCCCTTACGATATATCGGCTGCCAATCAAAGTTTTGACATTACTAAGCTGCAACCACAGCTTTATGTCACCCCAACTTTTGCCTATCTGAATTTAGTTTTAGAGGATTTTGCCAATAAAATGGCCTTAAGAACTGGCGGATTATCCGGTATAAAAAAGCTGATTACTTCTAATGCTTTAGGAACTATAGAACTAAGTACCGGACTACAAATTTCGGGTGTTTTTACCAATGTAATTGAAGACGAAGGCAAGCCCGTTTACATACAAACCACCGGAAAAACCGCCTTGGCTTACCGCGAAAAAGAACTGGTAGGACATGGGACTTTGACTCATCCAGACGGATTTGGCAGTCCAATTGGTAAACTAAAAGGAATTAACCTTGCTATCGAAGATATGAGCCCAAAAGATTTGAATGCTTACGATATCTTGGAATCCAAAAGTGTCAAACTGGAATTTGAAGGCAATATTACTGTAGAAGGCGAAATAATTACGGGTTCCAGAAACCTACAAGGAGAAATCATACTTATCCGATTGAATAACTGCACCGTAACTCATGGTGAAACTGTCTTATTTCAACCGGAATGGGGCGTTTATGACATGGCTGTAGGCAAAAAAGTAGTTTCTGCATTTTCCGGTCCCGCAGATGTGAACAGTTTTGATTTGATTTCGCATATTCCTTCAAGCAAAACCATCAAAGCAAAACACACTTTAGAAAAAGAGGAACTGGAAGAATTATACAAAACCGTTCGTGACATCAGAGAAACAAATGGCGCACAAACAGCCTTAAATTTTGTCTTCAATAAACTGACTACAAATCATTCCCATGATTGGCTTTTAGCCATAGAAATTGCTGAACTTTTGGCAAACCAAAAAGACTCCGAGCTCTTAACAAAAGTGCTTGATTATCTTGAAAAAATGAAAATCAAAAGACCTGAAACGGCCCATTTAATTGATGCTGGCTTAGAATTGATTTTTACTAAAGAAAAAGCCTAA